The following proteins are encoded in a genomic region of Bacillus sp. FJAT-22090:
- a CDS encoding MarR family winged helix-turn-helix transcriptional regulator — protein sequence MENKRELFQLLTRRFGLLNKNCCSIGAVEISSVQSHILYEIDKQTSPSMQQIAETIAMDITTFSRQIQTLIKMELVKKTPSSTDKRVYILSLTVQGKFVATTIDESMNAYLEEVFSHMNEFERETVIRSIKLLNQAMSKSSVCCTPLL from the coding sequence ATGGAAAACAAACGTGAACTATTTCAATTGCTTACTCGTAGGTTTGGACTTCTTAATAAAAATTGTTGTTCAATCGGAGCCGTGGAAATATCATCCGTACAAAGTCACATTCTTTATGAAATAGATAAACAAACATCACCATCCATGCAACAAATTGCTGAAACGATAGCAATGGATATAACGACTTTTAGTCGACAAATCCAGACACTCATAAAAATGGAATTAGTAAAGAAAACTCCTTCCTCAACTGACAAAAGAGTATATATTTTATCTCTTACAGTACAAGGGAAATTTGTAGCTACAACCATTGACGAATCGATGAATGCTTATTTAGAGGAAGTATTCTCCCATATGAACGAATTTGAAAGAGAAACCGTAATTCGTTCTATTAAATTACTAAATCAAGCTATGTCCAAATCAAGCGTTTGCTGTACACCTCTACTTTAA
- a CDS encoding GNAT family N-acetyltransferase: MTILVRNAKKDDWDEIKYIYEAGISTGLATFETKAPTTYEQWVIKAHPNCILIAHDENKVLGWCKITPISDRLAYAGVGEVSVYVHPIAQGKGVGNFLLKNLITLSEEQGYWTLQASIFRENNSSVYLHKKNGFREVGIREKIGKLNGKWRDNVLLERRSNLVGLEENY, from the coding sequence ATGACTATTTTGGTTAGAAATGCTAAAAAGGATGATTGGGATGAAATTAAATATATTTATGAAGCTGGGATTTCCACAGGTTTAGCTACATTTGAAACCAAAGCCCCCACCACTTATGAACAATGGGTCATAAAAGCTCATCCTAATTGTATTCTAATTGCACATGACGAAAATAAAGTTTTAGGTTGGTGCAAAATTACACCGATTTCAGATCGTTTGGCTTATGCAGGAGTAGGCGAAGTTAGTGTCTATGTTCATCCTATTGCACAAGGCAAAGGTGTTGGTAATTTCCTCTTGAAAAATTTGATTACTCTATCTGAAGAGCAAGGTTACTGGACTTTACAGGCTTCAATTTTTAGGGAAAATAATAGCAGCGTTTATTTACACAAGAAAAATGGTTTTAGAGAAGTAGGAATACGAGAAAAAATAGGGAAATTAAATGGTAAATGGAGAGATAATGTATTATTAGAGAGAAGAAGCAATTTAGTCGGATTAGAAGAAAATTATTAA